A genomic window from Sulfurimonas sp. hsl 1-7 includes:
- a CDS encoding M16 family metallopeptidase → MKFFLALFLLGQIVMAAKIESIEVKGIDVPVIFEEDSRLPIVTTQFVFTNSGSIGDTKIAGLAKFSSRILNEGTKKLGSDGFAQELESRAIHISSNCGKETFVIEVSSLKEQYANSMKYLKELLNDPNYSENALQKVKTTMIGGLSRKANDFDYVAAVELNKVLFEGTVLAQPSSGEIETLKKIKLKDVKEFVNEHICLSRAIVVVGGDVTLEDVKKQIKKVLKTLPKGKAEELEHFEVRAEPKENVLDKETQQAYIYFGSPYNMDVSDEDYYKARVATFILGTGGFGSRLMEEIRVKRGLAYSAYARVEVTKSRSYLTGYLQTKIDSSDEAKATVKEVFSDFVKNGVTQDELEQTKKFLLGSEPLRVETMSQRLNRTFMEYYKGFKLDHSKEELQKIEALQLDDLNEFIKKHTEILQLSFAIVTKK, encoded by the coding sequence ATGAAGTTTTTTCTAGCACTTTTTTTATTAGGACAGATTGTAATGGCAGCAAAGATTGAGAGTATAGAGGTAAAGGGTATAGACGTTCCCGTAATTTTTGAAGAGGATTCAAGACTCCCCATTGTGACAACGCAGTTTGTATTTACAAACTCGGGAAGCATCGGTGATACAAAGATAGCAGGTCTTGCAAAATTTTCGTCTCGTATCTTAAATGAGGGGACGAAAAAATTAGGTTCTGACGGTTTCGCACAGGAGTTAGAATCTCGTGCTATCCATATCTCTTCAAATTGCGGCAAAGAGACTTTTGTGATCGAAGTAAGTTCTTTAAAAGAGCAGTATGCAAACTCTATGAAGTATCTAAAAGAGCTACTAAACGATCCAAACTACAGTGAAAATGCACTTCAAAAAGTAAAAACGACTATGATAGGCGGACTTTCAAGAAAAGCAAACGACTTTGACTATGTTGCGGCAGTTGAGTTAAACAAAGTTCTTTTTGAAGGGACGGTACTCGCACAACCTAGCAGCGGTGAGATCGAAACACTTAAAAAGATCAAACTCAAAGATGTAAAAGAGTTTGTAAATGAGCATATCTGTCTATCTCGTGCAATCGTAGTGGTTGGCGGAGACGTGACTTTAGAGGATGTAAAAAAACAGATCAAAAAAGTTTTAAAAACACTTCCTAAAGGGAAAGCTGAAGAGTTAGAGCACTTTGAAGTAAGAGCAGAGCCAAAAGAGAATGTGTTAGACAAAGAGACACAACAGGCGTATATCTATTTCGGTTCTCCGTACAATATGGATGTAAGCGATGAGGATTACTACAAAGCAAGAGTAGCTACTTTTATCTTGGGAACTGGCGGTTTTGGAAGCCGTTTAATGGAAGAGATTCGTGTGAAACGCGGTTTGGCTTACAGTGCATATGCAAGAGTCGAAGTGACAAAATCTCGCTCATACCTAACAGGATACCTTCAAACAAAAATAGACTCAAGCGATGAAGCAAAAGCAACTGTAAAAGAGGTGTTCTCAGACTTTGTTAAAAACGGCGTGACACAAGATGAACTAGAGCAGACGAAGAAGTTTTTACTTGGAAGCGAACCGCTTAGAGTTGAGACAATGAGTCAAAGACTAAACCGTACATTTATGGAGTACTACAAAGGGTTTAAACTTGACCACTCTAAAGAGGAGTTACAAAAGATCGAAGCGCTGCAACTTGATGATTTAAACGAGTTTATAAAGAAACATACAGAGATACTGCAATTAAGCTTTGCGATCGTGACAAAAAAATAA
- a CDS encoding dehypoxanthine futalosine cyclase: MQKRLTKAEALDLIRNADLKELGRLATQRKKELHPDGVTSFVIDRNINYTNICWVDCKFCAFYRHEKDADAYVLTFDEIDAKIDELLEIGGTQILFQGGVHPKLKIEWYEDLVEHIHTKYPSITIHGFSSIEIDFIAKVSRISVSEVLARLKAKGLASIPGAGAEILSDKVRDIIAPKKIDSEVWVDIHRQAHKLDIKSTATMMYGTVESDEDIIDHLDMVRNLQDETGGFRAFIMWSFQGKNTELLRLIPDMPKPSSNRYLRLLAVARLYLDNVPNIQSSWVTQGPYIGQMALHFGANDLGSTMMEENVVSSAGASFRMAKDEMVHLIKEIGETPAIRNTAYDILETF, from the coding sequence ATGCAAAAAAGACTAACAAAAGCAGAAGCACTTGATTTAATTAGAAATGCCGATCTCAAAGAGTTAGGAAGATTAGCGACACAAAGAAAAAAAGAGTTACATCCTGATGGTGTTACATCGTTTGTAATAGACAGAAACATTAACTACACGAACATCTGTTGGGTTGACTGTAAATTCTGTGCATTTTACAGACATGAAAAAGATGCAGATGCATATGTACTCACATTTGATGAGATTGATGCAAAGATAGATGAACTCTTAGAAATCGGCGGGACACAGATCCTTTTTCAAGGGGGAGTACATCCAAAGCTAAAGATCGAGTGGTATGAGGATTTGGTTGAACATATCCATACAAAATATCCTAGCATTACGATCCACGGATTTTCTTCGATCGAGATCGACTTTATCGCTAAAGTTTCGCGTATCTCGGTATCTGAAGTTTTAGCTCGCCTAAAAGCAAAAGGGTTGGCATCTATTCCTGGTGCTGGAGCTGAGATCCTATCAGACAAAGTAAGAGACATCATTGCACCGAAAAAGATCGACAGTGAGGTATGGGTAGATATCCATAGACAGGCACACAAACTTGACATTAAATCAACTGCGACTATGATGTACGGAACTGTTGAAAGTGATGAAGATATTATCGATCACCTCGATATGGTAAGAAACTTACAAGATGAAACGGGCGGATTTAGAGCATTTATTATGTGGAGTTTCCAAGGGAAAAATACTGAGCTTTTACGCCTGATCCCAGATATGCCAAAACCATCATCAAACAGATATTTAAGACTTCTAGCGGTTGCAAGACTATATCTAGACAATGTACCGAATATTCAAAGTTCATGGGTAACGCAAGGTCCATACATCGGGCAGATGGCACTTCATTTTGGAGCGAACGATCTCGGCTCAACTATGATGGAAGAGAACGTTGTAAGTTCTGCAGGGGCTAGTTTTAGAATGGCAAAAGATGAGATGGTACATCTTATCAAAGAGATAGGTGAAACACCGGCAATTAGAAATACGGCGTATGATATTTTAGAGACTTTTTAA
- a CDS encoding DUF302 domain-containing protein, with amino-acid sequence MKILLFLVTLSWSLLASELIIKESSCSVDETVLNIQNIVKKKGLSVFATIDHGANAKAVGMELAESKVVIFGNPKLGTALMQQDIRSGLDLPLRILVYKNNDGKVNMAYRDGTWLAEHHLLNAPEKIAKVNNAMDKITTRAGQCKKD; translated from the coding sequence ATGAAAATTTTACTATTTTTAGTTACTCTCTCTTGGAGTTTACTTGCTTCAGAGCTGATCATTAAAGAGAGTTCTTGCAGTGTAGATGAAACAGTTTTAAACATACAAAATATTGTGAAGAAAAAAGGTCTCAGTGTATTTGCTACTATCGATCACGGTGCAAATGCAAAAGCTGTAGGGATGGAGCTAGCCGAGTCTAAAGTAGTGATATTTGGAAACCCTAAACTTGGAACTGCATTGATGCAGCAAGATATTAGATCAGGGCTTGATCTTCCACTTCGTATCTTGGTGTACAAAAACAATGACGGAAAAGTAAACATGGCATACAGAGATGGTACGTGGCTGGCTGAACACCATCTTCTAAATGCCCCTGAAAAAATTGCAAAAGTAAATAATGCGATGGATAAAATTACAACTAGAGCGGGACAATGCAAAAAAGACTAA
- the nusB gene encoding transcription antitermination factor NusB: MATRHHARMAVVSLLYAYDLGNGNIAEHTDEILEEKKIRNKQKDFALNLYEGVMEKLPECDSAIIEHLKEWDFERLGAIERATLRLAAYEILFSELDNAVIINEAVEITKAFGTEQSPKFINGVLDAISKDKK; the protein is encoded by the coding sequence ATGGCGACTAGACATCACGCAAGAATGGCAGTTGTAAGTTTATTATACGCTTACGATTTAGGAAACGGTAATATCGCTGAACACACAGATGAGATCTTAGAAGAGAAAAAGATCCGTAATAAACAAAAAGATTTTGCACTTAATTTATACGAAGGTGTAATGGAAAAACTACCGGAATGTGACAGTGCAATCATCGAACATCTAAAAGAGTGGGATTTTGAGCGTCTTGGTGCTATTGAGAGAGCGACACTTAGACTTGCAGCATATGAGATCCTATTTAGCGAACTTGACAATGCCGTTATTATTAATGAAGCTGTTGAGATCACAAAAGCTTTTGGAACTGAACAGTCTCCAAAATTTATTAACGGTGTATTAGACGCAATCTCTAAAGACAAAAAGTAG
- the ribH gene encoding 6,7-dimethyl-8-ribityllumazine synthase — translation MNVIEGKLRAVEGKKVAIVSTRWNHFVVDRLVEGAKDAFLRHGGEESNLTHVLAPGAFELPMVVQKLLESGKYDGVCALGAVIRGSTPHFDYVSAEATKGIASMSLKYQKPVSFGLLTTDTIEQAIERAGTKAGNKGFEAMTVVLEMLDLYEVL, via the coding sequence ATGAACGTTATTGAAGGTAAATTAAGAGCCGTTGAGGGTAAAAAAGTTGCAATCGTAAGTACAAGATGGAATCACTTTGTAGTTGACAGACTTGTAGAGGGTGCAAAAGATGCATTCTTAAGACACGGCGGTGAAGAGAGTAATTTAACACACGTGTTAGCACCGGGTGCATTTGAATTACCGATGGTTGTTCAAAAACTTTTAGAGAGTGGAAAATATGACGGTGTATGTGCATTAGGTGCAGTGATCCGCGGTTCAACTCCACACTTTGATTATGTATCTGCTGAAGCGACAAAAGGGATCGCATCAATGAGTTTAAAATACCAAAAACCGGTATCGTTTGGTCTTTTAACAACGGATACGATCGAGCAAGCAATTGAGAGAGCGGGGACAAAAGCAGGAAACAAAGGTTTTGAAGCAATGACTGTTGTACTTGAAATGCTTGACCTTTACGAGGTACTGTAA
- the kdsA gene encoding 3-deoxy-8-phosphooctulonate synthase: MKLLAGPCVIESEENILKIAAELKKYHEDDSIDFYFKASFDKANRTSLESFRGLGIDEGLRILQKVKDEFGYKIVTDVHETYQVEKVAQVVDMLQIPAFLCRQTDLLVACAQTDKEINIKKGQFLSADAMKYPLLKVLQTRGCDEATYENSQKHGVYLCERGNSFGYGNLVVDMRNLVIMRNYAPVIFDATHSVQMPTAQDGKTGGDSSMVPYLASAAAAIGVDGFFFETHFDPSVALSDGPNMVKLDQLNDLIEKIKKIQAI; encoded by the coding sequence ATGAAATTACTTGCGGGACCATGTGTCATAGAGAGTGAAGAAAATATTTTAAAAATTGCTGCAGAATTAAAAAAGTATCATGAAGATGATAGTATAGATTTTTATTTCAAAGCGAGTTTTGACAAAGCAAATCGTACATCGTTAGAGTCTTTTCGCGGTCTAGGAATCGATGAAGGGCTTCGTATTTTACAAAAAGTAAAAGATGAATTCGGATATAAAATTGTTACAGATGTACATGAAACTTATCAGGTTGAAAAAGTTGCACAGGTTGTAGATATGTTACAGATTCCGGCATTTTTATGTCGCCAGACAGATTTACTTGTAGCGTGTGCACAGACAGATAAAGAGATTAACATTAAAAAAGGGCAGTTTCTTTCAGCAGACGCTATGAAGTACCCGCTTTTAAAAGTGCTGCAAACTCGTGGATGTGATGAAGCGACTTATGAAAATTCTCAAAAACACGGAGTGTATCTTTGTGAACGCGGGAACTCTTTTGGTTATGGCAATCTTGTAGTAGATATGAGAAATCTTGTGATTATGAGAAATTATGCACCTGTAATTTTTGATGCTACACACTCGGTTCAAATGCCGACAGCACAAGACGGTAAAACAGGTGGAGACAGTTCGATGGTACCTTACCTGGCAAGTGCAGCGGCGGCAATAGGGGTTGATGGTTTCTTCTTTGAAACACACTTCGATCCAAGCGTTGCTTTGAGTGACGGGCCAAATATGGTAAAATTAGACCAATTAAATGATTTAATAGAAAAAATCAAAAAGATTCAAGCGATATAG
- a CDS encoding DMT family transporter, which yields MKRILEINKGVLYMLIASFTFAIMGAFAKLASDHMSSLEVVFFRNIAGVILVGLAIWKRPLKNKGGKPFLLFFRGFMGFVALLAFFYNIAHIPLGDAMTYSKTSPIFTAIFAWMFLQEKLSLKAWGAIGLGFVGIVFITQPTEVGFTKYDLLGIFSGVGAALAYTSIRELKNYYDTRSIVLSFMGVGTVGPVILFLISPFLEIPELDFMLGEFVLPQGIVWFYVLAMGVFATISQLLMTKAYGYAKAGIVGTVSYSNIVFSICVGMLLGDAFPSMSTTIGIVLIIVAGIMVARAK from the coding sequence ATGAAAAGAATTTTAGAAATAAATAAGGGTGTACTCTATATGCTCATCGCATCTTTTACATTTGCGATCATGGGTGCATTTGCAAAACTGGCATCAGATCACATGAGCTCTTTGGAGGTTGTTTTTTTTAGAAATATAGCGGGTGTTATTTTAGTGGGCCTTGCGATTTGGAAAAGACCTTTAAAAAACAAAGGGGGAAAACCTTTTTTACTCTTTTTTAGAGGATTCATGGGGTTTGTCGCACTTCTTGCTTTCTTTTACAATATAGCCCATATCCCACTCGGTGATGCGATGACATACTCAAAAACATCCCCTATCTTCACAGCAATATTTGCATGGATGTTTTTACAAGAGAAGTTAAGTCTTAAAGCATGGGGTGCGATCGGACTTGGGTTTGTGGGAATAGTGTTTATTACACAGCCGACGGAAGTCGGATTTACAAAGTACGATTTACTTGGAATCTTCTCAGGTGTGGGTGCTGCACTTGCATACACTTCGATCAGAGAGTTAAAAAACTACTATGATACAAGAAGCATAGTACTCTCTTTTATGGGTGTAGGTACAGTAGGGCCCGTGATTCTGTTTTTAATATCTCCGTTTTTAGAAATACCGGAACTTGACTTTATGCTTGGGGAATTTGTACTGCCGCAAGGGATAGTGTGGTTTTATGTACTGGCTATGGGCGTATTTGCAACCATTTCACAACTGTTGATGACAAAAGCATATGGATATGCAAAGGCAGGAATTGTCGGGACTGTTAGTTACAGTAACATTGTCTTCTCAATCTGTGTAGGGATGTTGTTAGGGGATGCCTTTCCAAGTATGAGCACTACGATCGGAATCGTACTTATTATTGTTGCAGGAATTATGGTGGCGAGGGCAAAATGA